In Bactrocera neohumeralis isolate Rockhampton unplaced genomic scaffold, APGP_CSIRO_Bneo_wtdbg2-racon-allhic-juicebox.fasta_v2 cluster10, whole genome shotgun sequence, the genomic stretch ctgctttctctaggctggacaaggaagcacagaaaatgggtctggtagtgaacgagggcaaaacgaaatatctcctgtcatcaaacaaacagtcgtcgcactcgtgacttggctctcacgtcactgttgacagtcataactttgaagttgtagataatttcgtctatttaggaaccagcattacaccactaataatgtcagcctggaaatccaacgcaggattgctcttgccaacaggtgctacttcggactgagtaggcaattgaaaagtaaagtcctctctcgacgaacaaaagcaaaactctataagtcgctcataattcccgtcctgctatatggtgcagaggcttgggcgatgacagcaaccgatgagtcgacgttacgagctttcgagagaaaaattctgcgaaagatttatggtcctttgcgcattggccacggcgaatatcgcatccgatggaacgatgagctgtacgagatatatgacgacattgacatagttcagcgaattaaaagacagcggctactctggctaggtcatgttgtccggatggatgaaaacactccagctctgaaagtattcgacgcagtacccgccgggggaagcagaggaagaggaagacctccactccgttggaaggaccaagtggagaaggacctggcttcgcttggaatatccaattggcgccacgcagcgaaaagaagaaacgactggcgcgctgttgttaactcggctataatcgcgtaagcggtgtctacgccaattaagaagaagaagtgcaTACCATTtgacataaatttaattttcccttGCCAGGCAATGTAACATATCTGTCACTaaagatattttcttaaataaatagtaaaaaaaaattaaaaaataaaatctaagaaaattgtttttttttttattttgactgaCGCtaccgaaaaacaaaaaaatattcaaaatttgtgaCCTTGCCCGATTAAGGGTTAAAGTTTCCctcttaaaatcattaatattaGTTTcgttcttaattaatttataacataaaatatgttGTCTATCAACATTAGCATATTTAACaacaaaagatataaaaataataataatcttaaaaaCAGACAAGTGAATCCATTTCTTAGGTATGACGACATCGAGATCACAATTGGGATTTGAAATGCAATTGAAGCAGTTGGGGATTTTTTGTTCCTAGTGCTCacttttaacttcaaatttacACTAGCATTAATTGAAGTAGAAGAGTTCGGATTAGCAGAATCATCAGAGGCATCTGTTTGAGCAGCATTACCAGGGATATTGGGGCGATCTGGTTTGGTAGCAACTACTGGATGGTTTTTGGCAGGGtcctcatttactactccgtagcagcaaaatttctagaattattgcTATACTATCGCTATCGCTCTCATTTTGTCGGGGGCCACAGCATAgtcttagcataacaatgtgaAAGTAtctgctctactctgctccgaattttgttaggtaaaaaactatagctgtagcgagagcaaaaaattaaatgctgcgctatgctctggcgtagcggtagcaaaaaattgggagcggtagcagagcggagctaatgaaaattttcatgtgctacagctcccgcatgtgtttgttgttttttcttttttgctattttctgcaaccgaacattttatactcttgtaacttgctAGAAGCAAAGTCaggaaaatactttaaggtgtaaaaccaatcaaatAGAGTCAGccggattttcgaaaatcccggtattagttatatagggactaggtcaagttttctctcaaatttatctattttaggcacaaagatatactgtcatgagcaaaacacgctctcttgatttcattgggataactcacgagttcgataatatttataataagtgtagggggctaagagaagtattggtccgattctaccaatttttttttgcatacagacataccattgtcagagaaggattatcccttaactTCGATATCGTAATCCAGAgcatttatatatttgatgagttttaggtgatacgtacaaccgataggtgacaaaactataatactctgtagcaacaggttgcaagagtataaaaaactcACATGATTGTAAATTAATAACGTATTTATAAGATTTAAGGCACTTTAAGGACAAatcattatataaaatatattgaaacatttagcaattctttttttttaattatttttttgttttaatttggtgGCAGCttcagaaatatgtaaattatatattcaGGCAGCATTATAAATctgtaaatataatatgtatctaattataaataaaaagaggGTGGCAGCAACATATGCGGTTATGTTGTGGGCAAAGTAAGACGAGTGCGTAATCATTTAAATGGCGTccatgataataaaattgtttaaaatttcatctCAAATATTAGCGTCAACTATAGTTGTATTAGCGTCagctataatttttaatgttactTATGTTAACTCCTCCGCCGCAAGTTCACGTTCCCGTTTGTTCGCTGCATTTGAACTGTCAGAGTTATTGACCCTTCtaatgtaggtatgtatttcggatgtttttatttctttatgatcgttcatattaatatttacgTGGTAATTTGATAATTCTGTTATATTtgctttgcatttatttctcTTTGAATCACAATGGTGATAATTGCAATTATGCTCATCATGCAGATAACTATGAGCGAAAAATTGGTAACTAAAGCTGTTCCTTCATCATTTCCAAACTTAgaaattcttcttcttgaaacGATGGTTTATTCGATGTAAAATTGCAGCCAGAGGTTTGCTGCTaaagttttcattaaatgaGTAGGTTTGGTTTTCTGTCCACAACGTGGAATTATGGTAGTCTACAGCATATGATCCGGAAAGATTTATGTTTTGGCTGTCAATTCTTATCATACCGTTATATTGGTTTAGTAATATAATGCCAGGTGATACATTTTCTACAGATGGCATGTTTTGATCttatttatattcctttttattattattggtttTATCATAATAGTTTCACAAAGGACGATATTGGATAATGGTATTCCAATAatgtataacaacaataaatttaatttctcatttgacaaaatataagaattaacTATGCCggcttttgcccaatgtattgcATATTCTATATTGATtatctcttcttttaatttattcaatatatacatattttatttcagtAGCAAGATTTTGTTGTACTACTTCATTTGTTTgtacttctttcaaaattttgtttgatgttgcagaaatattattaattctgtcgaaaattactttaataattgttatttgttcgttattattttcaattctatTATTAATTTGATTATATAGTGTTATAAGGTCGTCGTGGTCAGAATTTCCCGCAATCCATTTCCACACTGTTCCTCTTTCGTTTATTGATTTCCTAAATCTTTTTGGCATTAGTCTATTTAAGTAGGTCTGTGTCAGTTTTGGTTCATTAAAGAGGATAGGAAGGAGTGGATtctcttctttaatttttgttttaatcgtATTACTTAAATCATTTAGTGCTTTCTGATATTCCTCTATGTCCACTTTGTGTATCACTCGAACTGTTCCTGTTTGAATTTTGACTGGTCCTGTACTAAATGTTGCTAGTTGTGAATTCGTATAGTCTATTATTCTAAAGTCAGCGTACACCAAATGTAcgaaaaatctgtaaaattaatataaagaaaGATATGTAGCTAGGTCTTGATGCTACTTTTGTGTACTGTTCTTCCTTTTTCTGTTATTACGATACTAGATTTGTcttattttacaatttcaatttcttttttctatcTTGCTGTTAGAGCCagttcgtttatttattttatcatatattattttagGCGTaggtttttattggatttctagttttattatgaatttctaagtcctttatttgttgttttcttaaTGGCTCGATGTTTTCTCGTCTTGAGTTTTGGTATTGCTGTGGGTCTATTGAAACGCGTCTTCCAAAAAAGGTTTCTATTGGTCTTTTCCCGGTTGTAGAGTGTATTGAGTAATTATATTCGTAAGTGCAACGATCTAAAAGTTCTTGAAATCGGTGGGTGCGTTCGGTTTGAAGACAACGCATAATTTCAGAAAGTGTGGAATGAAATCTCTCGACTTGTCCATTGACTTTGTTAGCATATGGGggtgttttgaaaatgttaatacCAAGTTGGTCTTCGACAATAAATTGTATTGAAGCTGAGTTTAGGAAGTTTTCATTACCTCTAACTATGGTTTTCggtacaaaaacgaaaaaagtattTGTCGCAAGGGTTCTCTGATTTCCTCTAATGTTTTTGATTTTGggcgaatttcgaaaatttgtctacCGCGGTGAGTACAAGATTTTTCTCTGTGCTGTATATATCTATACGAACTATATCACCAGGGTTTTGTGGAATGGGGTTTTCAAGTATGGTTTATTTTGACGATcggatttattttctttacagattttgcattgtttaattatagcttctatttttgctttcattttggaaaataacatttttgtatgaGCTGTTTTGTATTTTCGTCTCCATTTCTGTGTGCGcgtttatgttattttaatattgtttcgTTTTGAATGTTCTCGTTCGTAATCTCATCAACTTTTCTTTAAGTATATCGAattttataattagaaaaatgaattcagtatatgtatttgttgaaTTATTCCCATTATTTCTTCGGAAGTAAATATGCCATTTATCACCGAAGGGTTTAAGTAAcgtttaaaaagtgaaattaggttttctgagaaaaatgtttctttaattATTACATGTCTATGGTATGTAGgaaatgatattttaaattggTAACTTTCTTTGTCTCCTAAAGAGACCCAAAGTTGGTTTTTGAACACATTTATGGGTACTTCTACGGCAGGAATTAGGTTGTGCGATGAGCTGTCACCTGGATGTGTGGCTACTCataaagaattaatttaaaatggtCTTGAGAGAGTATCTGCTACTATGTTGGCTTTACCAGGTATATATCTTAATTCGTAATTATACTCTTCGAGTATGGTTCCACcgttttaatttagaattattgtttttattgtttaaggCGTATGTAAGAGGTTGATGGTCTGTATGGATTATTACGTACTTTTGCCGTTCCatagagataatttttaaaagtgtttaaTGCCCAAATAATGGCAAGCATTTCTTTCTCGTTGACTACATAATTTTCTTCAGTTTTACTTAATGTTCTAGATATGAAGGTTATGGGTTCTCCATTCTGGTCTAAGAGAGCGCCTATGGCATAATTGGAAGCATCTGTTGTTAAATCGaattcttttttatactctcgcaacaaagttgctgaggagagtattatagttttgttcacataacggttgtttgcaagtcctaaaacaaaaagagtcagatatagggttatatataccaaagtgatcagagtgacgagtagagttgaaatccggatgtctgtctgtccgtccgtccgtgcaagctgtaacttgagtaaaaattgagatatcatgatgaaaattggtacacgtatttcttggctccataggaaggttaagtttgaagatgggcaaaattggctcactgccacgcccacaaaatggcggaaaatgaaaacctataaagtgtcataactaagccataaataaagatattaaagtgaaatttggcacaaaggatcgcattaggaaggagcatattcggacgtaatttttttggaaaagtgggcgtggccccaccccctactatgttttttgtacatatctcggaaactactatagctatgtcaaccaaactctataaagtcgtttccttcaggcatttccaaatacagttcaaaaatggaagaaatcgaataataaccacgcccacctcccacacaaaggttatgttgagaatcactaaaagtgtgtaaaccgactaacaaaaaacgtcagaaacactaaattttacggaagaagtggcagaaggaagctgcacccaggctttttttttaaattgaaaatgggcgtggcctctcccacttatggaccaaaaaccatatctcaggaactactatatcgatttcaatgaaattcggtacataatattttcttaacaccctgatgacatgtacgaaatatgggtgaaatcggttcacaaccacgccttctgccaatataacgctattttgaattccatctgatgccttctctgtataatatatacattaggaaatgaaaatacaattcaatactcaaagtacacaaattgatctaatctaattaattttacagcaaaataaaaaaaatatgtaaattattatcactttatcatgcaagagtataaaatgttcggtgacacccgaacttagcccttcgaTGTCTTTCGATGTCAAtatggattttattttattaaatgcagCTTTAGCATCATTGTTTAATTGGATTtagatttttttggaaacattttttgacGTTCTACCTTCTTCGCCACGAAGTAGAATTGTGATTGGTTTTGCTAATTTCGCGTAATCTTTTATGAAACGTCTATGGTATCCTGAAAGTCCTAAAAATGATCTAAGGTCTTTAAGTGTTTTGCGGCATGGAAAATCTACAATGGTTTTTATTTTAGATGGGTTTGTGGAAATGCCAgcagaagaaataaaataatgaatccTAAAAATTGTACttgatttttaaagaattagCATTTGTCTGCTTGTACTTTCATATTAGCTTTACATACACTCCGTATCAAAAATTTTGTCGATATACTTTGAATGAGATTTTTCGtctttgctaaatattattatgtcgTCTATATAGACatagcatattttttttatatattgtccCAAAATGTTGTCTAATGTACGTTGAAATATGGATGGGGCGTCCTTCAGTCCAAAAGGTAGTCTTGTGAACTCCTTAAGAGGAATTTGATGGAAACCGCTTTTTAAGTcgattactaaaaatattcggttttctCCTAATTTTGATAATACTTCATTTATCTGTAGTATTGGATATCTGTCAGCAGTTGTAACTGTGTTTAGCTTTCTGTAATCAATAACTAATATGAAATTTGTATCGCCTGATTGATCATCTGTTTTGGGCACAACCCATTGATTTTCTGATAATATCGTCCtcaaatagtttatttatttgtttttatactctcgcaacaatgttgctaacgagagtattatagttttgttcacataacggttgtttgtaagtcctaaaactaaaagagtcagatatagggttatacatatataccaaagtgatcagggcgacgagtagagtcgaaatccggatgtctgtctgtccgtccgtccgtccgtgcaagctgtaacttgagtaaaaattgagatatcatgatgaaacttggtacacgtattccttggctccataagaaggttaagttcgaagatgggcaaaatcggcccactgccacgcccacaaaatggcggaaaccgaaaacctataaagtgtcataactaagccataaataaagatattaaagtgaaatttggcacaaaggatcgcattagggaggggcatatttggacccaattgttttggaaaagtgggcgtggccccgccccctactaagttttttgtacatatctcggaaactactatagctatgtcaaccaaagtctacagagtcgttttcttcaggtatttccatatacagttcaaaaatggaagaaatcggataataaccacgcccacctcctatacaaaggttatgttcaaaatcactaaaagtgcgttaaccgactaacaaaaaacgtcagaaacactaaattttacggaagaagtggcagaaggaagctgcacccaggcttttttttaaaattgaaaatgggcgtggcgccgcccacttatggaccaagaaccatatctcaggagctactagaccgatttcaatgaaattcggtatataatattttcttaacaccctgatgacatgtacgaaatatgggtgaaatcggttcacaaccacgccttcttccaatataaagctattttgaattccatctgatgccttctctgtataatacgagtataaacattaggaaccaatgatgacagcggaataaaactttacaaaaatacggtatttgaaaaatatgtaaatgacgtattatgaaatctcgattatcgagagtataaaatgttcggtgacacccgaacttagcccttccttacttgttctatttcttgttttaaactGTCATGATATGTGTATGATTTTGAGTATATACTAGGTGTATCTGAATTTGCTCTAATTACCGGTATTACTTTTGTTGTGTACGTTAGTTTTTCGTTAGgttctgaaaataaatttcggTGTTTTTGTACAAGttgtttaatttcgttttttcctGAAGTATTCATATGTTCGTCACGGATTTGAATGGAATGAACATCTTGCGCCCTATATTGATGGAGTTGAATTTTAAGCTTGTTTGCTACAATCATGAAATTTTCTTCAGTACGTATTATTGCTGATAATTCCTTTAAACTATCATTTTCAAGAATTGCGTGCAAATTTGTAAGAGTgggtagcaaaaaaaatttttaattagcatTCATCgatattaaaaagatttaaaaaagtgTGATGGGTAATGTGTATTTTCCTACCGATTGAATTTGCGTAAAAATGGTTATTGTTTTCTTTGAGATTTGGAACTAAATTTGattgcatataatttttattggaacCTGTATCaactagaatttttaaaatttcatcacTCTTCGTTTTGCAGTTAAAATAACGAAACGAAGAGCtgtttaatctaaaaaatgGACATCTGTCAGGTTTAGCGATTGTTCGTTTTCGTCAGTTTCTGTTGTATCGGAAAAGTCTTAGTTGTGTTCGTTGTTTTGGGAATCATTGCTGTATTGGTAATTTTGTTCACTGTAAGGTTCAAAGTTTGGTTTGAGGAAATTGTTGGCTAAAAGTTGGAAGAAATTTCTGTTGTCGATATTGTTGTCTAGGGTATTGATATCGGTAATTAGTATGTTCATGCTGATTGTTTGCGTGTTTTGATCTGAAGGTTTGATTTTCTAATTTCAGGCAAAGGTGAAGAGCTTCTGGTAGGTTTTTTGGTTCTCTGATTCCGAGAAATCTAGAAAGATCCCCAGAAAATCCTCTGATAAATGTCTCAGCATAGTAGCTTTCAGTTAAAAGGTGAATTGCTTCTTCTCCTACTTCCATACAACCAATTTTGTTAAGGATTAGGGATAGGTGCGAATAGACCTTTTGGTAAAAATCATTAATTGTTAGTCTTCCCTGTATGAGACAAGTTATCAAATGACTAAATGACTCTAAAGTATCAATATCTCTTTTGTCTGCGTAATGGGTAGTTAAAAACCGAGATATTGCTGTCCAATCTAAATGCGTGTTATACGACTCTAGTGCTATGTCTGCTTTCcctataattttatttcgaattacATTTAATATGGTTTAATAGGGTTCATACATCCTCAGAATCCGCTCAACACTTTTCTTCCAGGAGATAAACTCCGAAGCGTTTCCTGAAAATTCTCGTAGTGATCGCACTACGTCCGGAATTTTGTCTATTTGGTTCATGTTGTCCCTATATCTATCGTCTATTGTTTGGTCAGTAATATTGTGGTTCGTgcaattttttagaatatttttcattatggtttgtccgtccgtctgtaacATCTGAGTTACAACGTTTTTAACTAAATGTAGAAATGGAAGGTCATGCTGGTGCAGCAGGAGCTGTATTCCCCTGCACTGGTGGCCTTATCAAATTATTTGGGTTAGACATATTTTTTATCTAgattttggtttattttctttagaatatattttttccttttgttttatttatgttattaatcTCTGGAGGGTCCCTTTTACAGAAAAGTCGCAGATTTATTTTACTGTTATAAGAACCGGAGGGTCCCCCGTTAGGTGGTGAATCGCGGcccttttaaatattaaaagttattggctgtacaagcccttttttatttagctttgtgttttataattctctggagggtcccttTGATGGTGAATCGCAGAGAACTTTGTATGTTATAAGCTGGAGGGTCCCCCCGAAGGTGGTGAATCTCagcttttatattattatttattattggctGTACGTTATTATGTGTACTATTCCTTTGAATTTTctctaaaaaatttgttcctCTAACTAAACTGATtgagtttttcttttcttaacttttcgtgcttttcttattttcttatacgagtatattatactaaattaataattttttgtgtttctctctttctttttttcttaaatctttaattttgaaaaataaaatgtttttatttttctatatttctcGTTATCAAGCTTTTTCTCACTTTTCTTGTTATCGGGCTTCTCTTCGCTCGGTTTCGGGCTTCACTTTGCTTGGGCGCCAGTTATCGGGCCTTTTACTTCggcattgttttttttaaggtccgtatgaccttctttattcaaaaaataaattgcaactaatttttcattttatacttACGCTAAAAAGTAACCTTATTCTACCTGCCCCGTATATTATAATTCTTAGGAATTGTAGCTTTAGCGGTTCGTGGCGGATGTTACTTCTTTTTGAGAAATATTAGCTTCAGCTGTAATTGTCAGCGTCAGCTATATTACTTATGTTAACTCAAATATTAGCGTCAGCTATAATTTTGAATGTTACTTATGCTAACTTATACACTCAGCAGGATGAACCGCAATGAACATACAACATTACTGACCATCATTACATTTAGTACTTACTTCTGCTACCCACTCCTTTGAGaacgaaatatatattatttttttttcacttcaagATGTATCgcaattttattggaaatattgaAAACGTTATAATAAAGATCTCCTGGTCGGTCGGATACCAGTGGAATTTGTGGCTTGGTCGGATAATGGAATATAAAATGAATGcaacaaaatgtattaaaatttgtggactccctggtcggataccaATGGAAGTTTTACGGGTGGTTCATAGAATTCCACAGAAGAACACTATTAATTAATTGGTGGGTTCCGCTGCTGCGCACTGAGGATCTCCAGATGCTGGAACGGTGGTTGAGTTGCGCGCCGAAGATGACAAAATAGTTGAACGTTGCCgaaaaaaaaagcaagaaacGAAAACGTCCGCCGATGATCACTGCTCGAGATTCGTAGTCGAAAAGTGTCGGTTCGCTTCCAGGACGAAGCTTTTTGCTCGTTGGGCGAGTGGTGGATTGAGCAGCTGCgtgtattgtgtgtgtgtggtgttttTTGCTGTTTCCAATGAATGTGTGGTGTGTGGGGAAACTGCTGTCTTCAGGTGTGGTGTATGTGCCAGTGTTGCTTGTGAgtggtgtgttgtgtggtgTAGTAGTGTATGGGGGCGGAACGtttaactcatttagccatcccggcccccctaggcgaatgtTCAGCCTAGCAATCGCTGGAGTTGTTGCAACGTTGCCACAACGTTGCTAAGTCCGGACGTGCGCCGGTAGTGTGGCCTTTGACGATGGCGCCTGATGGGTACTGCGTTTCGCGGACGCCATAGACGGGACTCAGGTGGTGGTGGCGGTCTTCGGCGTCGTGGCACACGGCTGGATTGCTGCGGTCTGCGAGTGGCAGGTGGCCGACCAACCTCACGTCTTGGGGTGCGGTGGAGCAGCGTGTGATGCTGCCTGCCACACATTTGGCACAATGCCCCAGAGTCACAGTCCTCAGTCGCGTGCGTGTGTGCCAGACAATTGTTGCAGTGCCCATGCGCCTGTGCTACCTGCTGCCGCTGGATGGGTGACATGCCCTTGAAGAGCCCACAATGTTGCAGTCGATGGGGGCGGCGACAAAGAGGGCATCGTATGCGATGAGGCTCCGCTGGTGGTGCCGGTGTGGTTACAGCTGCTCGTGTGTCATGACGAGCTGCAGTTGACGGTGCTGATGCGGGGATTGTACGGGGTGCCGCTGTTGGGACAACCCCAGGACGGGGAACACTGATGGCCGATCGCAGTGTTGGTGTTGGAGTTGACATGCTT encodes the following:
- the LOC126765350 gene encoding uncharacterized protein LOC126765350; the protein is MTDNKANMDSESMSTPTPTLRSAISVPRPGVVPTAAPRTIPASAPSTAARHDTRAAVTTPAPPAEPHRIRCPLCRRPHRLQHCGLFKGMSPIQRQQVAQAHGHCNNCLAHTHATEDCDSGALCQMCGRQHHTLLHRTPRREVGRPPATRRPQQSSRVPRRRRPPPPPESRLWRPRNAVPIRRHRQRPHYRRTSGLSNVVATLQQLQRLLG